The following proteins are encoded in a genomic region of Bernardetia sp. MNP-M8:
- a CDS encoding acyltransferase — protein MAKISRYPNLDLLRALAVAFVVFYHCCNMLGVSRWLWKWSEIVGVSGIDLFCVLSGFLIGSLYWHEQKKYGNVQIWRFIGRRGYRTIPIYYIFLFVAYLGVYFIRGESFSWQHLFFLQNYQESISFYAISWSLCVEEHFYLVMPFLTLLILKLPRKISPLIILILLVIPLLARMLSYPTTPISGFGYYFTATHFRYEGLLIGVIISYIISYKKTFFDFLIPYAYLIYALTFILVSLFYFVDNTYKYYFSITLNSYMYALSLIVAVRSAPIPIATSSFVYKVAVSSYSTYLVHSFVLQFYLYVFNKLGFDFIWLEIPIAFVTSFIVGYAIYKLLEKPIIKLRNKHVPAR, from the coding sequence ATGGCAAAAATATCTCGTTATCCAAATTTAGATTTACTAAGAGCTTTAGCAGTTGCTTTTGTAGTTTTTTATCATTGTTGTAATATGTTAGGCGTATCACGTTGGTTGTGGAAATGGAGTGAGATAGTAGGAGTAAGTGGAATAGATTTATTTTGTGTATTGAGTGGTTTTTTGATAGGTAGTCTTTATTGGCACGAGCAAAAAAAATATGGAAATGTTCAAATTTGGAGATTTATTGGACGAAGAGGTTACAGAACTATTCCTATTTACTATATATTTCTTTTTGTGGCTTATTTAGGCGTATATTTTATTCGTGGAGAATCTTTTTCGTGGCAGCATTTATTTTTTTTACAAAACTACCAAGAAAGTATTTCATTCTATGCTATCAGTTGGAGTTTGTGTGTAGAAGAACATTTTTATCTTGTAATGCCTTTCTTGACTTTACTAATTCTCAAACTACCTCGCAAAATTTCTCCTCTTATTATTCTTATATTATTAGTAATCCCTCTTTTGGCTAGGATGTTATCTTATCCGACTACACCCATTTCAGGCTTCGGATATTATTTTACAGCTACTCATTTTAGATATGAAGGTTTGCTTATTGGAGTTATTATTTCTTATATAATTTCTTACAAAAAGACATTTTTCGATTTCTTGATACCTTATGCCTATCTTATTTATGCTCTTACATTCATATTAGTATCTCTTTTCTATTTTGTAGATAACACCTATAAATATTATTTTTCTATAACACTAAACTCTTATATGTATGCACTATCATTGATTGTAGCAGTGCGTAGTGCACCGATACCTATCGCTACAAGTTCTTTTGTTTATAAAGTAGCTGTTTCGTCTTATAGCACTTACCTTGTTCATTCTTTTGTTCTTCAATTTTATCTATATGTCTTTAATAAACTAGGGTTTGATTTTATTTGGTTAGAAATACCTATTGCTTTTGTCACTTCATTTATAGTTGGTTATGCAATCTATAAGCTTTTAGAAAAACCAATTATAAAGCTCAGAAATAAACATGTTCCTGCAAGATAA
- the secDF gene encoding protein translocase subunit SecDF: MQNRGFIIFLAILFAVLCLFSLSFTLVSRNVESNAVAYSKGDAALKKQYLDSMWSQPVYDILIANFTYQEVKEKELNLGLDLQGGMHVTLEVSPIDILKALSNESQNEDFQAALAEANKQQASSQDRYVELFFDAYQAKAGEGKLKDVFATSANSGKINFRSSDKEVEDFIRTEVDGSVQRAFEIIRTRVDKFGVTQPNVQLIEGTSRIQVELPGVSNAERVRDLLQGVAKLEFWEVYQPQEYQEVLTKINTFWVENRMEKAETANTDDLTIPDTTNTADAGDDLIMNTDTQTDSLGNAIANEGDSAKTDDLLADADTTQNQTVSPLFAKLTPLSQNYFTLTYEALDTSSINKILNDPMVKNIIPKDMKFFWGVKPDAENEGKAFYTLHVIKTAAGGKSPMTGDVVTDARQDINPNGQVEVSLAMNGEGARLWKDLTGKNVGRQIAIVLDDYVYSAPNVNEEIGGGRSSISGSFTVDEAKDLANILKAGKLPAPTRIVEEAVVGPSLGAVAQTQGILSILVGLGLVVLFMIIYYAKAGIVANVALLANIFFIFGLLAQLGAALTLPGIAGIVLTIGMSVDANVLIFERIREELAMGKGLMVSIEDGFQRALITIIDANVTTLITSVVLYVLGAGPIKGFAVTLMIGIVCSFFTAVYVSRLIIYWMSRKGDESNMSFSTPFTKNMLANTNFNFMGKRKIGYIVSGVVIAVGIAVLVTNGLNMGVDFTGGRSYVVAFSQDVTPSQIEASIEQKLNTSVEVKSYDGNDKVKITTSYRSEEESTDVDEQIQNEIMASLGEKYTALNPEVVSTSKVGATIADDIADSARTAVIVALILMFGYISVRFSNWRFGAGAVAALTHDSLIVLSLFAIAYLLGFAVEIDQVFIAAILTVIGYSLNDTVVVFDRIREALNDRVDEDLQETINGAVNQTLSRTLITSVTTLLVVLILFIFGGEALKGFSFALLIGVIVGTYSSVFVATPLVLDLYSKNAIEHERELLEKKKEKYAQQYSDKAEMAEYMKAMEEEAENPEQQQEAQPLVRPKKPKKY, from the coding sequence ATGCAAAATAGAGGTTTTATTATATTCCTTGCTATTCTCTTTGCAGTCTTGTGTTTGTTCTCATTATCATTCACACTTGTATCTCGCAATGTAGAAAGCAATGCAGTAGCCTATTCAAAAGGTGATGCAGCACTCAAAAAACAGTATTTAGACTCTATGTGGTCACAGCCTGTTTATGACATCCTAATAGCTAACTTTACTTATCAAGAAGTAAAAGAAAAAGAGCTTAATCTTGGTCTTGACCTTCAAGGTGGTATGCACGTAACACTTGAAGTTTCTCCAATAGACATCTTGAAAGCACTTTCTAATGAAAGTCAAAACGAAGACTTTCAAGCTGCACTTGCAGAAGCAAACAAACAACAGGCTTCTAGTCAAGACCGTTATGTAGAACTTTTCTTTGATGCTTATCAAGCAAAAGCAGGAGAAGGCAAATTGAAAGATGTTTTTGCTACTTCTGCAAATAGTGGAAAAATCAATTTCCGTTCTTCTGACAAAGAAGTAGAAGATTTTATTCGTACAGAAGTTGATGGTTCGGTTCAAAGAGCTTTCGAAATTATCCGTACTCGTGTAGATAAATTCGGTGTAACTCAGCCAAATGTCCAGCTTATTGAAGGAACTAGCCGTATTCAAGTAGAACTTCCAGGGGTAAGTAATGCAGAGCGTGTTCGTGATTTATTACAAGGCGTTGCCAAACTAGAGTTTTGGGAAGTATATCAGCCACAAGAATACCAAGAAGTTTTGACAAAAATCAATACATTTTGGGTAGAAAATCGTATGGAAAAAGCAGAAACTGCAAATACAGACGATTTGACAATTCCTGATACAACAAATACAGCTGATGCAGGAGATGACTTGATAATGAATACAGACACACAAACAGATAGTTTGGGTAATGCAATTGCTAACGAAGGAGATTCTGCAAAAACAGATGATTTATTAGCTGATGCAGATACAACTCAAAATCAAACTGTTTCTCCTCTTTTCGCAAAACTTACTCCTCTTAGTCAGAATTATTTTACATTGACCTATGAAGCCTTAGATACTTCTTCTATCAATAAAATATTGAATGACCCAATGGTAAAAAATATCATTCCTAAAGACATGAAATTCTTTTGGGGTGTAAAACCAGATGCAGAAAACGAAGGAAAAGCATTTTATACACTTCATGTTATCAAAACAGCAGCAGGTGGCAAATCTCCAATGACAGGAGATGTAGTTACTGATGCTCGTCAAGATATCAATCCAAATGGTCAAGTAGAAGTTTCTTTGGCTATGAATGGAGAAGGCGCACGTCTTTGGAAAGACCTTACAGGAAAAAATGTAGGTCGTCAGATTGCTATCGTTCTTGATGATTATGTATATTCAGCACCAAATGTAAACGAAGAAATTGGTGGTGGTCGTTCTTCTATCTCAGGTAGTTTTACAGTAGATGAAGCAAAAGACTTAGCAAATATCTTGAAAGCTGGTAAACTTCCTGCTCCTACTCGTATTGTAGAAGAAGCAGTAGTAGGACCTTCTTTGGGAGCAGTTGCACAAACACAAGGAATCTTGTCTATCCTTGTTGGATTAGGCTTAGTAGTCTTGTTTATGATTATTTATTATGCAAAAGCTGGTATTGTAGCAAACGTAGCTCTTCTTGCAAATATCTTCTTTATTTTCGGACTTTTGGCACAACTTGGAGCAGCACTTACACTTCCAGGTATTGCAGGTATCGTTCTTACAATCGGTATGTCAGTTGATGCAAACGTACTTATCTTTGAAAGAATCAGAGAGGAACTTGCAATGGGTAAAGGTTTGATGGTTTCGATTGAAGACGGTTTTCAAAGAGCTTTGATTACAATTATTGATGCCAACGTAACAACACTTATCACTTCGGTTGTACTTTATGTATTGGGCGCAGGTCCTATTAAAGGTTTTGCTGTTACTTTGATGATTGGTATTGTTTGTTCATTCTTTACAGCAGTTTATGTAAGCCGTTTGATTATCTATTGGATGAGCCGTAAAGGAGACGAGAGCAATATGTCTTTCTCTACTCCATTTACTAAAAATATGTTAGCAAACACAAACTTCAATTTTATGGGCAAACGTAAAATTGGTTATATCGTTTCTGGTGTTGTGATTGCTGTTGGTATTGCTGTTTTAGTGACAAATGGCTTAAATATGGGTGTTGATTTCACAGGTGGACGTTCGTATGTAGTTGCATTTTCACAAGACGTAACTCCTTCACAAATTGAAGCAAGCATTGAACAAAAACTCAATACTTCAGTAGAGGTAAAAAGTTATGATGGAAATGATAAAGTAAAAATTACAACAAGTTACCGTTCGGAAGAAGAATCTACTGATGTAGATGAGCAAATTCAGAACGAAATTATGGCTAGTTTGGGAGAAAAATATACAGCTCTCAATCCAGAAGTAGTAAGTACTTCGAAAGTAGGTGCAACTATCGCTGATGATATTGCAGACTCAGCTCGTACGGCTGTAATTGTAGCTTTGATTTTGATGTTTGGTTATATTTCAGTTCGTTTTAGCAACTGGCGTTTTGGTGCTGGTGCTGTTGCAGCCCTTACACATGATAGTTTGATTGTACTTTCTCTTTTTGCAATTGCTTATCTTTTAGGATTTGCTGTTGAGATTGACCAAGTATTTATTGCTGCCATTCTTACTGTAATTGGTTATTCATTGAATGATACAGTGGTTGTATTTGACCGTATTCGTGAAGCTCTTAATGATAGAGTGGATGAAGACTTACAAGAAACAATCAACGGAGCTGTTAATCAAACACTAAGCAGAACATTGATTACTTCAGTTACTACACTTTTAGTAGTATTGATTTTGTTTATCTTCGGTGGAGAAGCTCTTAAAGGATTCTCTTTTGCTCTTCTTATTGGTGTAATTGTAGGTACGTATTCTTCTGTTTTTGTAGCAACTCCTTTAGTATTAGATTTGTATTCTAAGAATGCTATCGAACACGAACGTGAGTTATTAGAAAAGAAAAAAGAAAAATATGCTCAACAATATTCTGACAAAGCAGAAATGGCTGAATATATGAAAGCAATGGAAGAGGAAGCAGAAAATCCTGAGCAACAACAGGAAGCGCAACCTCTTGTAAGACCTAAGAAACCAAAGAAATATTAA